The DNA sequence tttttctccGTTTCGTTTTCTGATCTGTGTTTGATTTAATCGCGGAAGCAGAGTTTCTTCTCGGCTTCTGTAGATTTGTTGTCAAATTGAGCTTGCAaactatatttttttggtattctTCAGATCAAATGTGTGCCATTGCTTTCTGTAGATAGATTTTTCGATTTCTTCCATCTAATTCTGCAGATCTAAGTTAAAATTTCATTCTGAGAACATGAGGTTTCGCGGATGTAGGTCGAAATGGCAAGGAAGAAGATCAGAGAGTATGATTCCAagagactattgaaggagcatTTTAAGAGGCTTTCCGGTTCAGACTTGAACATTAAATCTGCTCAGGTGTGTAAATCTTCTCCATGTGGGGGTTCGATTTCAGATTATggtccctttttttcttttgggggccGGTGGTTGCTTAATTAATGATAGGACGCTTGGATTTTTCCCCATTATTCTTTGCTTCTGAAGTTCAGGAATAAGCGAAGCTAATTGCTTGGCTAAGCCCATCGCTCTATTGTTTTCTTAATCAATTTAGCTTCTTGTAGGCTTGTTGCCTAACTACGCTGAATTGAATAAATGATCTACGTTATATAGCATAATTGCCATtcaacccccaaaaaataaaaattacaatcaAGTTGATTTCTAATCTGTAGCTATATGCTGAACCTTTATTATTACCATTATATATCATAATGAATTCTGAAAAAGTAAGATCCATTGACCTACTTCCCAGAATATGGTCCGACTTCATTCAGGAAAGCACTCAAACTGGGATATCCTCCTGGTGTAACTTGAAATAGAAGTAGTAATAATACACTTGTGACCATTTGGATGATATGATCCTGAATTTAAGCACATGAGCCGCGGAGCAGAGCATCATTTATCAGGTTTTCAGCCTGGCAGATCTACGTGCCTAATCGCTTGGCTTTGTACTAAATCAAAAATGGCCTCAACTAGGCAACTGCTCTCCCAAATTATTTTTGACTGGAGAAGTTACGTTGACGACAGAGCTGGCTAGACCAGTGTGCCAGAGGTTTCTCTTTTAAATCTTAAATTTGGCATCTAGTAGTTGGAAACTAAAAagtatttctgttttttcttatcttttttttttttcccactgtTTAACTACCGTGAAATTTGATTCCTGCCACTTTTGATGAACTTTGTGAATGTATATTTTGCTTAGTATTTTTACACAAAATTTTAATCTTGGTTATCATGTTTAACTCTTTGGTGATGGATTTCTTGTTACATTTTATGAACTAGTTCGGCAAGAAGCCTATGGGAGCATAGCTTGGATTTATTTTCATATTGAATTTTGAATattcattctttttctatttgATGATTTAGATCACAGAATCAACTGATTTCAATGAGCTAGCAGAGAAAGAAACATGGCTTTTGTCAGAAAAGCTAGTTGTAAAGCCTGATATGTTGTTTGGGAAGCGTGGGAAAAGTGGTTTAGTTGCCCTAAAGCTCGATTTTGCTGAGGTTGCTACATTTGTCAAAGAGCGTCTTGGCAAAGAGGTATTTAGTCTATTCGATCAACTTGTCCAGTTTGATTCTCATAAGCAGGAATATGTATTTCTTATAATGCATCTCCCTCCTGTAACAAATTTAATTATTCTATATATATTCTTCTTTGTGCATTTTTAGGTGGAGATGGGAGGATGCAAGGGACCTATAACAACATTCATCGTTGAACCCTTCATTCCGCACAATGAAGAATTTTATCTTAATATTCTTTCTGAGCGACTTGGGTGTAGCATAAGCTTTTCAGAATGTGGGGGAATGGAAATTGAAGAAAACTGGGATAAGGTATACACAATCTGAACTTGTTATTTGTTAATGTATATGTACACAACTACCGCAACACCTGCAAGAATGAAAGGCAAATGAAAATATACTATGCACATGCTTTTTCCTTACATATAGAAATTTGATATTATCTTTTCTAATTCAGTTACTGTAAATGTAAAAATATGCACCATATATTGGCTATCTTATTTTTCCATAGTTGCTGACTATATTTGTCTTCATCCAGGTAAAGACCATATTTGTCCCAACGGGGTCATCCTTCACATCAGAAACATGTGCTCCACTAATTGCAACCCTTCCACTTGAGGTAATTTCCATATGATATTTAACCAAGTGGACTGCTGATCTGTTTACTATGATTAATTGAAGAGATTTTGGGACCTATACATTATTTTCAAAACTTGAGTTCAAAGCTTTAATTATAGATTTCCTTTCTCGACTACCAAGCTTGTTTCCATAGAATGCACATTGCAAACAGTTTCTCCATTTAATTTAATGACACACTGCTTTTCTGTTTAATTTGATCCAGATCAAGGATAAAATTGAGGAGTTTATCAAAGTAATTTTTGCTTTATTTGTTGGTATGTTCTTTTTTCCTGATGAATATATTTATAGCTATGCTTGATTTCTCTAAAAATACTGATTTCTGAAATTCCTTGGAATTACTTTACTTGAATATTAACACTTAAATTCTGTGCAACCAGATCTGGACTTCACCTTCCTCGAGATGAATCCTTTTGCTTTGGTTGATGGAAAGCCTTATCCTTTAGATATGAGAGGCGAGCTGGATGACACTGCAGCTTTCAAGAACTTTAAGAAGTATGATATACTTTTCTTATGACTTTGTTGAGTTTGTGTCACTTGCAGTACTTAAAATCATCTAGTATCATGGATTAGTTTGATTTACAGAGAGCCTTATTCTGCAGGTGGGGTAATATTGAATTTCCAATGCCATTCGGAAGAGTAATGAGTCCGACCGAAAGCTTTATTCATCAGCTAGATGAAAAGGTAGATACTGGAAATTTTACAAGTTAACTTCTCCTCACAATAGTGGGAGTGTTATTAATAATTGCAGCATAGCACTACTAGTTTGCAAGTCTTTATTTAGACCACTACTAATCAGAAATTACTGATTTTGTCCATGGAGGTGGGGAGTTTCATAAGAACATAACTGCATTAATCGAGGCTCCTTCAATGTAAACCCCTGTGCTCTGaacattttcattatttttgttttcgtTATGACACCAGTGTGGGGTGGAATCTACATGCCACACTGATAATGGTGCGGATAACAGAATCATCCACTTTGGGCTCACATGgtcataggagagagaaaatagtaaaaaaaaaacgtCCCAAGTGAGAGGAAATAGTACTCTAGCATAGTgggatatttttccttttgtcttttTTAAATTTAGATTACTATTATCTGTTCATGAAAGCATAGGTCAATGCACCCTTGAGATTAATCTTCAGTGACTGGTAAATTTGATTTTCCCGTCCAGATTATTGGTTTTGTATTAATGATCTTTGAGGctttcaaattcatttctagtcTTCAGAAACGCGCATTTGCGAAAACACACCTTCAAAATATAGCTATTTCTGCATCTTTGAGTCGTTATGTATTTTCCAGTACATCCCAAGAGGTATTCATCTTGCAGTATCATTTTATGAAGTAATTGATGCATTGAATGTTGTTCTTTGTTTGCAGACCAGTGCATCTTTGAAATTCACAGTTTTGAACCCAGAAGGACGAATTTGGACAATGGTAGCTGGAGGGGGTGCAAGTGTCATCTATGCAGATACGGTACAGTTTTTGTTCTTCCTATTTCAGGTTTATTCCCAGTTTTTTATTTCcctcattttctattatttactCAAATGCTGGAGAATGTTTCTTTATCACTAATCAGGTTGGGGATCTTGGCTTTGCATCTGAACTTGGGAACTATGCTGAATATAGTGGAGCCCCAAATGAAGAGGAGGTGTTGCAGTATGCCAGAGTTGTAATTGAtgtaagtgtgtgtgtgtgtgtgtgtgttgagaTACATCTGTTCTGAATGAAAAATTCCTGGTTTATCCAGATCCTCCATGTTCATAAGACATTGTGAACGGTATCTTATGGTACAAGCCTAAGTGCCTAACTGATATGCTATCTCTACATATTGTCTGCCGTCATAGTTAAACATTACAGTCCCTGAAGGAAAGAGTGGCAGTTTAACCAAATTCTCCCACAAATCTGGTTACACTAATTAGGAATTGACCTTCTATGGTCTTTGACTATACCACTTTTGTATTATGTAAGATTGGCTGCCCATTAAATGATATAATTACTCATTGATCCCTGATTTCATGTGTGAACCAAACAGTTACTTATTATTACTAGCCGTCATGTATGAACTATGTAATTATTTACAGTGTGTAACTGCAAATCCTGATGGCCGCAAGAGAGCTCTTGTAATTGGAGGAGGGATAGCTAACTTCACCGATGTTTCTGCTACATTTAGTGGCATAATTAGAGCATTGAGGGAGAAGGTGAGGGAAATCTGGGCTTTACTACATTACGGCATCTTTATACATTCTAATAAACAAGTCCTGAAATTTGCATTGACTTGACAGGAAGCAAAGCTTAAAGCTGCACAAATGCACATATATGTGAGGAGAGGAGGTCCAAATTATCAGAAAGGTCTTGAAAAAATGCGTTTGCTTGGAGAGGAAATTGGCATTCCTATTGAGGTAAGCCAAAGTTCCATTGGATATACATCAATAATGAAGCAACCACCTGAGTCTACAATATTTGTAGAATActagaagattttctgatgaactGATCctgtttctttattcaaatttaCAGGTTTATGGGCCTGAGGCTACAATGACTGGCATATGCAAACAAGCAATTGAATACATCAGTGCTGCTGcttaaaatcatcaaaaccaaataaaagTGTTCCTTGGCACTTCATTCTTTTGCCTTTGGTTGTTAGTTTCAAAGCAAGTTTCAAGTAAACTACCATCTCTTAGCATAATTCTACTGTACTAGAAAGCTCCGAAAGTTAATTTTACTTCTTTAAGAACAAGTAATGTTGTACAACTGTTATTTAAGGTGATGCATCCTATATTTGCCAAATTTTAAATGGATTTTTGAGGCATTAACGGAGAGAACTTAGAAGACTCCATGAAAAGCCCTATAATTTGGGAAGCCAGAAGGGCTCCTTGTAAACCCCTATATTTGAGGCATTAAATACTTCGGTTGATGCTTATAGACCAAGCAGCAGCAAGAGACTGCCTTGCAGGGCAGATCTCAAACTTTGAACTGCAACACCTTAGTGTCTACAATAATTAGTGGTAAGCCGATCCAAGGGCAATCACTAATGTTTGTTGAAGGCCATGGagaaatcttttttcttttttcagattTCATAGGAGTAATTATGACATCCCAATAGTGGGATTCTCTTTACCTTGAAAAATtttctccaaaaaataaaaaatagaaggaaagaagaaccTAAAATGCTATGTTGGCTCTTGTGTGCTCAGACTCATGAGTGCACAAAATGATTGTCCCATCCTTCTTAAAGATAAAAATCCCATTCCTATTGATACTTCCACACTCGCTCCTGTTGGGAGCCACATTGGCTGCCTTTCAAGAATTGACTCcctaaacaaaaataaaagaaagtgtaattttcttttctttcataattGCACCATGGTGTATTTCGATAGACCACCATGTCCGCTACCAAGTTAGGTGGGCCCAAGTTTTAATGACAACTAGCCCTACTTTTCCTAAAGTTCTAAGAATCAAATCTAACTACCAAATGTGAAATGTCAAAATATGgcaaacaaaaaattgaaaaaatacaaCCCTTTAAACAAAATATTGGATTGTCAAAGGAAAAGGGAGAGGggtgtagaaatgcaaccttaaaacgatgcagaagataatggaaaaacaagaacaagcaatgcacacagatttacgaggtttggcaagattgcctacgtccccggtgagatgagatcctccttcactatcaatggagaatagggttacagtgttCGTCTCTCACAcatctcagtattgcttgcattacaaagaaagaaaccctcgttataaatat is a window from the Macadamia integrifolia cultivar HAES 741 chromosome 5, SCU_Mint_v3, whole genome shotgun sequence genome containing:
- the LOC122080028 gene encoding ATP-citrate synthase alpha chain protein 1, whose product is MARKKIREYDSKRLLKEHFKRLSGSDLNIKSAQITESTDFNELAEKETWLLSEKLVVKPDMLFGKRGKSGLVALKLDFAEVATFVKERLGKEVEMGGCKGPITTFIVEPFIPHNEEFYLNILSERLGCSISFSECGGMEIEENWDKVKTIFVPTGSSFTSETCAPLIATLPLEIKDKIEEFIKVIFALFVDLDFTFLEMNPFALVDGKPYPLDMRGELDDTAAFKNFKKWGNIEFPMPFGRVMSPTESFIHQLDEKTSASLKFTVLNPEGRIWTMVAGGGASVIYADTVGDLGFASELGNYAEYSGAPNEEEVLQYARVVIDCVTANPDGRKRALVIGGGIANFTDVSATFSGIIRALREKEAKLKAAQMHIYVRRGGPNYQKGLEKMRLLGEEIGIPIEVYGPEATMTGICKQAIEYISAAA